One part of the Brevundimonas sp. NIBR11 genome encodes these proteins:
- the rpoN gene encoding RNA polymerase factor sigma-54 translates to MIGQRLEVRQGQGLVITPQLQQAIKLLQLSNQELDEYVEAELEKNPLLQREEAEGGVEATRDAPADAAELSFSEAEASDRSSTVDAREDDVYGDATPGERTSDRLSDEAAEQPGLSDWSAAGKGGSFNDGDGGERPERHDPTLWEHLQEQASSAGFSATDHAIALSLIDGVDEGGYLRGELGEIADRLGCGLERVEAVLAVCHGFEPTGVMARSVPECLKLQLVERNRFDPAMGALLDNLDLLAKRDLAGLRQVCGVDAEDLAEMISELKALTPRPGAGFAGEIAQTIIPDVHVRPDPAGGWRVELNADTLPRLLVDKRYHASVSAGARTETEKAFVADCAAQANWLVKSLDQRAKTILKVGSEIVRQQDAFLAFGVEFLRPLNLKTVADAIGMHESTVSRVTSNKYVSTPRGVFELKFFFTAAIQATDGGATHSAEAVRHRIKSMIDHEARDGDVLSDDRIVEILKEAGIDIARRTVAKYREALRIPSSVERRRMLKTA, encoded by the coding sequence GTGATCGGTCAAAGGCTTGAGGTTCGGCAGGGGCAGGGGCTGGTCATCACGCCCCAGCTGCAGCAGGCGATCAAGCTTCTGCAACTGTCCAACCAGGAGCTGGACGAATACGTCGAGGCCGAGCTCGAGAAAAACCCGCTCCTCCAGCGCGAAGAGGCGGAGGGCGGGGTGGAGGCCACCCGGGATGCGCCCGCGGACGCCGCCGAGCTGAGCTTCTCCGAGGCCGAGGCCTCGGACCGATCCTCCACCGTCGATGCGCGTGAGGACGACGTCTATGGCGACGCCACCCCGGGTGAGCGCACCTCGGATCGGCTGTCCGACGAGGCGGCCGAACAACCGGGGCTGTCGGACTGGTCGGCCGCCGGGAAGGGCGGGTCCTTCAATGACGGCGACGGCGGCGAGCGCCCGGAACGTCATGATCCCACCCTGTGGGAGCATCTGCAGGAACAGGCGTCCTCGGCCGGGTTCTCCGCCACCGACCACGCCATCGCGCTGAGCCTGATCGACGGAGTGGACGAGGGCGGCTATCTGCGCGGCGAACTGGGGGAGATCGCCGACCGTCTGGGCTGCGGTCTGGAGCGGGTCGAGGCGGTGCTGGCCGTCTGTCACGGGTTCGAGCCGACGGGCGTCATGGCGCGGTCGGTGCCGGAGTGTCTGAAGCTGCAGCTGGTCGAGCGGAACCGGTTCGATCCGGCCATGGGAGCCCTGCTCGACAACCTGGATCTGCTGGCCAAACGCGATCTGGCGGGTTTGCGCCAGGTCTGCGGCGTCGACGCCGAGGATCTGGCCGAGATGATCTCCGAGCTGAAGGCCCTGACGCCCCGGCCGGGCGCAGGCTTCGCCGGCGAGATCGCCCAGACCATCATTCCCGACGTGCACGTCCGGCCCGATCCCGCCGGCGGCTGGCGGGTGGAGCTGAACGCCGACACCCTGCCGCGTCTGCTGGTCGACAAACGCTACCACGCCTCGGTTTCGGCCGGCGCGCGGACCGAGACGGAAAAGGCCTTCGTCGCCGACTGCGCGGCCCAGGCCAACTGGTTGGTCAAGTCGCTGGATCAGCGGGCCAAGACCATCCTCAAGGTCGGCTCCGAGATCGTGCGCCAGCAGGACGCCTTCCTGGCCTTCGGGGTGGAATTCCTGCGCCCGCTCAACCTGAAGACCGTGGCCGATGCGATCGGCATGCACGAATCGACGGTCAGCCGGGTGACCTCGAACAAATACGTCTCGACCCCGCGCGGGGTGTTCGAGCTGAAATTCTTCTTCACCGCCGCGATCCAGGCGACCGACGGCGGGGCGACCCACTCCGCCGAGGCCGTCCGTCACCGGATCAAGTCGATGATCGACCACGAAGCCCGCGACGGCGACGTTTTGTCCGACGACCGGATCGTCGAAATCCTCAAGGAAGCCGGCATCGACATCGCCCGGCGCACGGTCGCCAAGTATCGGGAAGCGCTGAGGATTCCGTCCTCCGTCGAGCGTCGCCGGATGCTCAAGACCGCCTGA
- the raiA gene encoding ribosome-associated translation inhibitor RaiA, whose protein sequence is MQVQVSGKQVDVGEALGSRISQELEDGVGKYFERGGQDAEVVVSKDGHGFKVDCWVRLASGQSLVTTGLGGDAHAAFTDSLEKLEKRVRRYKRRLKDHHIGPKGLSPEKTEMAAASVARSIVLRNPDDDVEDSLFDTAGADDGPPPVGMVIAESVSEIRTITVGRAVLELDMTGYPVVFFKNAAHGGLSVVYRRPDGNVGWIDPERTASLNGHGSVNGSGA, encoded by the coding sequence ATGCAAGTCCAAGTGAGCGGCAAGCAAGTGGATGTCGGCGAAGCGTTAGGCTCGCGCATCTCCCAGGAACTCGAAGACGGAGTCGGAAAATACTTCGAACGCGGCGGCCAGGACGCCGAGGTCGTGGTGTCGAAGGACGGCCACGGCTTCAAGGTGGACTGTTGGGTCCGCCTCGCGTCGGGCCAGTCCCTCGTGACGACCGGGCTGGGCGGCGACGCCCATGCCGCCTTCACCGACAGTCTCGAAAAGCTCGAGAAGCGGGTGCGTCGCTACAAGCGCCGGCTCAAGGATCACCACATCGGTCCCAAGGGCCTGTCGCCCGAGAAGACCGAGATGGCCGCCGCCTCCGTGGCGCGCAGCATCGTGCTTCGCAATCCCGACGATGATGTCGAGGATTCACTGTTCGACACCGCCGGCGCCGACGACGGCCCGCCTCCGGTCGGGATGGTCATCGCCGAAAGCGTTTCGGAAATCCGCACGATTACGGTCGGTCGCGCGGTGCTGGAACTCGACATGACCGGCTATCCGGTCGTGTTCTTCAAGAACGCGGCGCATGGCGGACTGTCGGTGGTCTATCGCCGGCCGGACGGCAATGTGGGGTGGATCGATCCGGAACGCACCGCGTCGTTGAATGGACACGGTTCTGTAAACGGTTCTGGCGCATAA
- the ptsN gene encoding PTS IIA-like nitrogen regulatory protein PtsN, which produces MDIGELLVRDGIVLKSGASSKRQALHVVASAAAHAMGQDEIRVFDALMEREALGSTGLGSGVAVPHARVPGLETVKAVFVRLDTPVAYDAVDDRPVDLMFALFAPPKAGAEHLRALAAVSRALRSPELREQLRQARTIDAIHALFVRDADVPTAA; this is translated from the coding sequence ATGGATATCGGGGAACTGCTGGTTCGGGACGGGATCGTCCTGAAATCCGGCGCGTCTTCCAAAAGACAGGCGCTGCACGTCGTGGCGAGCGCCGCCGCCCACGCCATGGGCCAGGATGAGATTCGCGTCTTCGACGCCCTGATGGAGCGGGAAGCTCTGGGTTCGACCGGCCTCGGTTCGGGCGTTGCGGTGCCGCATGCGCGCGTGCCCGGTCTGGAGACCGTCAAGGCGGTCTTCGTGCGTCTGGATACGCCGGTGGCCTATGACGCCGTCGACGACCGTCCGGTCGATCTGATGTTCGCCCTGTTCGCCCCGCCCAAGGCTGGAGCCGAACATCTGCGCGCCCTGGCGGCGGTCTCCAGGGCCCTGCGTTCGCCCGAACTGCGCGAGCAACTCCGTCAGGCCCGGACGATCGACGCCATCCACGCCCTGTTCGTCCGCGATGCGGATGTGCCGACGGCAGCCTGA
- a CDS encoding DUF1150 family protein — protein sequence MTPIMTNKDFAGLGAPDLVYVREITAADVMADALTDTPLEDAKGLVIDPEQTLYAVHGADGERLAVMMDRETAFAAAVAHELAPVSVH from the coding sequence ATGACGCCGATCATGACCAACAAGGATTTTGCAGGCCTGGGCGCGCCCGACCTGGTTTATGTGCGCGAGATCACCGCCGCCGACGTGATGGCGGACGCCCTGACCGACACGCCGCTGGAAGACGCCAAGGGCCTCGTCATCGATCCCGAACAGACCCTCTATGCGGTGCACGGCGCCGACGGCGAGCGTCTGGCCGTGATGATGGATCGCGAGACAGCCTTCGCCGCCGCCGTGGCCCACGAACTGGCGCCGGTGTCGGTGCACTGA
- a CDS encoding Hsp20 family protein: protein MTTRTVMFDSPFLLGFDQTRALIDRAAKAAAESYPPYNVEQLGESAVRISLAVAGFAPDDLAITLEGRQLTIAGKREGAAPDQAFLHRGIAARGFVRSFVLADGLEVDGARLEHGLLHVDLTRPERLEPIRRIPISVG from the coding sequence ATGACCACCCGAACCGTGATGTTCGACAGCCCCTTCCTCTTGGGCTTCGACCAGACCCGCGCCTTGATCGACCGCGCCGCGAAGGCCGCGGCCGAGAGCTATCCACCCTACAACGTCGAGCAATTGGGCGAGAGCGCGGTGCGCATTTCTCTGGCCGTCGCCGGATTCGCGCCCGACGATCTGGCGATCACCTTGGAGGGGCGACAGCTCACCATTGCCGGTAAGCGCGAAGGCGCCGCGCCGGATCAGGCCTTCCTGCACCGGGGCATCGCGGCGCGCGGCTTCGTCCGCAGCTTCGTGCTGGCCGACGGTCTGGAAGTGGACGGGGCCCGGCTGGAGCACGGTCTGCTGCATGTCGACCTGACCCGGCCCGAGAGGCTGGAGCCGATCCGGCGCATCCCCATCAGCGTCGGCTGA
- a CDS encoding HlyD family type I secretion periplasmic adaptor subunit, producing MSVEAPLTAPPATAAAHVEPQTASPRRELILGGIIIVLFFVLFLGWAAIAPLDSGAYAPGQVAVTGNRQAVQHREGGTVTALHVAEGDTVRQGQVLVELSTGELTAAERGLAGQVYALMAQRARLIAERDKLATIPVPAEFAALSPENRALADEAMRLQRLQYGARSAGRSTEVGVLRQRIGQLEERIQGYTRQIESNIEQRRLIGEELEGLRALAAQGYAPQTRVRALERDAAGLDGQLGSLRAEVAGTQQQIGETRLQMLSIGTGMNEDVSEQLRAIEVQLNETQPRLASLRDQIERSQIRSPVTGQVVGLAVFTQGGVIQPGQVLMEVVPAQASQVIVARINPADIDNVRVGLETEVKFPGLRERDPPIIHGRVTQLSADTFTDQATGASHYRAEISVPPQEMERLGAAAREIRPGFPVEVVVLLRKRTALSYLIEPLTRNLWRSGTEQ from the coding sequence ATGAGCGTCGAAGCCCCTCTCACTGCACCGCCCGCGACCGCTGCCGCGCACGTCGAGCCCCAGACCGCGTCGCCGCGTCGCGAGCTGATCCTGGGCGGGATCATCATCGTTCTGTTTTTCGTCTTGTTCCTAGGCTGGGCGGCGATCGCCCCTCTGGATTCCGGCGCCTACGCGCCCGGGCAGGTTGCGGTGACGGGCAACCGTCAGGCGGTCCAGCACCGCGAGGGCGGCACGGTCACGGCCCTGCATGTCGCCGAGGGCGACACCGTGCGTCAGGGTCAGGTCCTGGTCGAACTCTCGACCGGAGAGCTGACCGCCGCCGAGCGCGGCCTGGCGGGTCAGGTCTATGCGCTGATGGCTCAGCGCGCCCGTCTGATCGCAGAGCGGGACAAGCTGGCGACCATCCCGGTCCCGGCCGAGTTCGCCGCCCTGTCGCCGGAGAACCGCGCCCTGGCCGACGAGGCCATGCGGCTGCAGCGTCTGCAGTATGGAGCCCGCAGCGCCGGCCGCTCGACCGAGGTCGGGGTCCTGCGCCAGCGCATCGGCCAGCTGGAAGAGCGGATCCAGGGCTACACGCGCCAGATCGAAAGCAACATCGAACAGCGCCGCCTGATCGGCGAGGAGCTGGAGGGCCTGCGCGCGCTCGCGGCTCAGGGCTATGCGCCCCAGACCCGCGTCAGGGCGCTGGAGCGTGATGCGGCCGGTCTGGACGGCCAGCTGGGCTCGCTTCGCGCCGAGGTCGCTGGCACCCAGCAGCAGATCGGCGAGACCCGCCTGCAGATGCTCAGCATCGGCACGGGAATGAACGAGGACGTCTCCGAGCAACTGCGCGCCATCGAGGTGCAACTGAACGAGACCCAGCCCCGGCTCGCCTCCTTGCGGGACCAGATCGAACGCAGCCAGATCCGCAGCCCGGTCACGGGCCAGGTCGTGGGTCTGGCCGTCTTCACCCAGGGCGGGGTCATCCAGCCCGGCCAGGTGCTGATGGAGGTGGTTCCCGCGCAGGCGTCGCAGGTCATCGTCGCGCGGATCAACCCGGCCGATATCGACAACGTTCGCGTGGGCCTGGAGACGGAAGTGAAATTCCCCGGTCTGCGCGAGCGCGATCCGCCGATCATCCATGGGCGCGTGACACAGCTCTCGGCCGACACCTTCACCGACCAGGCCACGGGCGCCAGCCACTATCGCGCGGAAATCTCGGTCCCGCCGCAGGAGATGGAGCGGCTTGGCGCGGCGGCGCGCGAAATCCGGCCGGGCTTCCCGGTGGAGGTGGTGGTGCTGCTGAGAAAGCGGACCGCCCTTTCGTATCTGATCGAGCCTCTGACGCGAAACCTCTGGCGCTCGGGCACGGAGCAATAG
- a CDS encoding type I secretion system permease/ATPase yields MLDALLGKRPGSEPLFAALRQCRVHFVGAALFSALVNLLYLTPTLYMMQVYDRVVPTAGLTTLVLVSAVAIFALGSLAALDWLRTRILVRAGIQLDRDLAGTILARVTEAGGRSQGVQALRDFDALRGAISGQGTLALFDAPWTPIYLACCFLLHPAIGVLTFVGGAILAVLAWLNERDTRPRLGRASKAGNAAYAAQEALTGQSEVVQALGMRRAIIARQVQGRNAATDAQAEAQLTGGRYSGAIKFVRLALQSAALGLAAFLVVKGEMSPGSIIASSVLLSRAVMPIEQLVGAWPALVQARTAWKGLIDLFTKTAGHGQPRTALPAPRGRVSAETIGVRLPNTQTPQLRGVSVTLEPGQVLGVIGASGSGKTTLARVMAGALSPDTGSMRLDGADYGARDSDALARHIGYLPQSPTLFAGTIKENISRFADPSLEVDAAAVRAAQAAGVHDLIQRLPGGYDTPLGPQGAGLSAGQSQRIGLARALYGDPVLLVLDEPNASLDQDGETALIAAVEGAAARGAAVVIIAHRAGVLAKADRLLALRDGMVQVEGPREEVLARLRGPRPAGLHEVKAG; encoded by the coding sequence GTGTTGGACGCCCTTCTAGGCAAACGCCCGGGATCGGAGCCGCTGTTCGCGGCTCTGCGGCAGTGCCGCGTCCACTTCGTCGGGGCGGCGCTGTTCAGCGCCCTGGTCAACCTGCTGTACCTGACCCCGACCCTCTACATGATGCAGGTCTATGACCGGGTCGTGCCGACGGCCGGCCTGACGACCCTGGTCCTGGTCAGCGCCGTGGCCATCTTCGCTCTGGGGTCCCTGGCCGCGCTGGACTGGCTTCGGACCCGCATCCTGGTCCGCGCGGGAATCCAGCTGGACCGCGATCTGGCCGGAACCATCCTGGCGCGGGTGACCGAGGCAGGGGGGCGATCACAAGGGGTTCAGGCCCTGCGCGACTTCGACGCCCTGCGCGGCGCGATCTCGGGCCAGGGGACGCTGGCCCTGTTCGATGCGCCGTGGACGCCGATCTATCTGGCCTGCTGCTTCTTGCTGCATCCCGCCATCGGGGTGCTGACCTTCGTCGGCGGCGCGATCCTGGCGGTCCTGGCCTGGCTGAACGAGCGCGACACCCGTCCGCGTCTGGGTCGCGCCTCAAAGGCCGGCAACGCGGCCTACGCCGCCCAGGAGGCCCTGACAGGCCAGTCCGAGGTGGTTCAGGCCCTGGGCATGCGCCGCGCCATCATCGCCCGCCAGGTGCAGGGTCGCAACGCCGCCACCGACGCCCAGGCCGAGGCCCAGCTGACGGGCGGCCGCTATTCCGGGGCGATCAAATTCGTCCGTCTGGCCCTGCAGTCGGCCGCCCTCGGTCTGGCCGCCTTCCTGGTGGTGAAGGGCGAGATGTCGCCTGGCTCCATCATAGCCTCCTCGGTCCTGCTCAGCCGCGCGGTCATGCCGATCGAACAGCTGGTCGGCGCCTGGCCCGCCCTGGTTCAGGCGCGGACCGCCTGGAAGGGGCTGATCGACCTTTTCACCAAGACCGCCGGCCACGGGCAGCCGCGCACCGCCCTGCCCGCGCCCCGGGGGCGGGTCTCGGCCGAGACGATCGGCGTGCGCCTCCCGAACACGCAGACGCCCCAGCTGCGCGGCGTGTCGGTGACCCTCGAGCCCGGTCAGGTGCTGGGCGTCATCGGCGCCAGCGGATCGGGCAAGACCACCCTGGCGCGGGTCATGGCCGGCGCCCTCTCGCCCGACACCGGCTCGATGCGCCTGGACGGAGCGGATTACGGCGCGCGCGACAGCGACGCCCTGGCCCGCCATATCGGCTATCTGCCGCAGAGCCCGACCCTGTTCGCCGGCACGATCAAGGAAAACATCTCACGCTTCGCCGACCCCTCCCTCGAGGTCGACGCGGCAGCGGTGCGCGCGGCCCAGGCTGCGGGGGTGCACGACCTGATCCAGCGCCTGCCCGGCGGCTACGATACCCCGCTCGGCCCGCAGGGGGCCGGTTTGTCGGCGGGCCAGTCGCAGCGCATCGGCCTCGCCCGCGCCCTTTATGGGGACCCCGTCCTGCTGGTGCTGGACGAGCCGAACGCCAGCCTCGACCAGGATGGCGAGACGGCCCTGATCGCTGCGGTCGAGGGCGCCGCAGCCCGGGGAGCGGCCGTGGTCATCATCGCCCACCGCGCCGGTGTTCTGGCCAAGGCCGACCGCCTTCTGGCGCTGCGCGACGGCATGGTCCAGGTCGAAGGCCCAAGGGAGGAGGTCCTCGCCCGGCTGCGCGGCCCGCGTCCGGCCGGCCTGCACGAGGTCAAGGCGGGATGA
- a CDS encoding TIGR02300 family protein: protein MADPKLGAKQVCPNCQAKFYDLGRRPAHCPKCDTEFDPEEAIKLRSRRGRPGGYASDDAEDQVPDKKVDGDEDEEEEVVTPEIDEEGHEPILTPDDDEDDAPGGPEDEAGMGTTDGDDDDVLADDDDDDSVPFIEDEDDDAFDEDIAKGSKDDD, encoded by the coding sequence GTGGCTGATCCCAAACTCGGCGCCAAGCAGGTCTGCCCGAACTGCCAGGCCAAATTCTACGATCTGGGCCGCCGCCCGGCTCACTGCCCCAAGTGCGACACCGAATTCGATCCCGAAGAAGCCATCAAGCTGCGCAGCCGCCGCGGCCGGCCGGGCGGCTACGCCTCCGACGACGCCGAGGATCAGGTCCCCGACAAGAAGGTCGACGGCGACGAGGACGAAGAAGAGGAAGTCGTCACCCCCGAAATCGACGAAGAAGGCCACGAGCCGATCCTGACGCCCGACGACGACGAAGACGATGCGCCTGGCGGCCCTGAGGACGAAGCCGGCATGGGCACGACTGACGGCGACGACGACGACGTCCTGGCCGACGACGACGATGACGACTCGGTGCCCTTCATCGAGGATGAAGACGACGACGCCTTCGACGAAGACATCGCCAAGGGCTCGAAAGACGACGATTGA
- the aroA gene encoding 3-phosphoshikimate 1-carboxyvinyltransferase — protein sequence MTARPGHHLRGSVRAPGDKSISHRSMILGAMASGVTEVDGLLEGDDVLATARAAEAFGATVQKLGGGRWRVTGRGGFQTPTGVIDCGNAGTGVRLLMGAAAGYPISATFDGDPSLRSRPMGRVTDHLTRMGASFDWSGKPGLLPATLTGGTLQAIDQVQTVASAQVKSAVLLAGLNAKGVTSVTEPEKSRDHTERMLRAFGAVVDVEEDGEGWIIRLQGGQPLTGTAVSVPGDPSSAAFPLAAGLIVPGSEVTVEGVMLNPLRTGLFDTWIEMGADLTIANRRVSGGEEVGDITARHSALKGVLVPESRAASMIDEYPILAATAAFAEGRTVMRGVGEMRVKESDRIRLMVDGLRACGVAVEEESEGFIVTGGAVPGGATVHTAHDHRIAMSHLVLGLAAANPVTVDEPDMIATSFPGFVEMMQGLGGDVGG from the coding sequence CTGACCGCGCGTCCCGGCCATCACCTGCGAGGGAGCGTGCGGGCGCCGGGCGACAAATCCATCTCCCACCGCTCGATGATCCTGGGGGCCATGGCCTCCGGCGTGACCGAGGTCGACGGCCTGCTCGAAGGCGACGACGTCCTGGCCACCGCCCGCGCGGCCGAGGCCTTCGGCGCGACGGTCCAGAAGCTGGGCGGCGGCCGCTGGCGGGTGACCGGTCGCGGCGGCTTCCAGACCCCGACAGGCGTCATCGATTGTGGCAACGCCGGCACGGGCGTGCGTCTTCTGATGGGGGCGGCCGCCGGTTATCCGATCTCGGCGACCTTCGACGGCGACCCCTCGCTGCGCAGCCGTCCGATGGGCCGGGTCACTGATCACCTCACGCGGATGGGGGCGAGCTTCGACTGGTCGGGCAAGCCAGGCCTGTTGCCCGCGACCCTGACCGGCGGGACGCTCCAAGCCATCGACCAGGTCCAGACCGTCGCTTCGGCCCAGGTGAAATCGGCGGTTCTGCTGGCCGGACTGAACGCGAAGGGCGTTACCTCCGTCACCGAGCCGGAGAAGAGCCGCGACCACACCGAACGGATGCTGCGGGCCTTCGGGGCCGTGGTGGACGTCGAGGAAGACGGCGAAGGCTGGATCATTCGTCTTCAGGGCGGCCAGCCCCTGACCGGGACCGCCGTCTCCGTGCCGGGCGACCCCTCGTCGGCGGCTTTCCCGCTGGCGGCCGGGCTGATCGTTCCGGGCTCGGAAGTCACCGTCGAAGGCGTGATGCTGAACCCCTTGCGCACCGGCCTGTTCGACACCTGGATCGAGATGGGCGCCGACCTGACCATCGCGAACCGCCGCGTCTCGGGCGGCGAGGAGGTCGGCGACATCACCGCACGCCACTCGGCGCTGAAGGGCGTCCTCGTGCCGGAAAGCCGCGCCGCCTCCATGATCGACGAATATCCGATCCTGGCCGCCACCGCCGCCTTCGCCGAGGGCCGGACCGTGATGCGTGGCGTCGGTGAGATGCGGGTCAAGGAGAGCGACCGCATCCGCCTGATGGTCGACGGCCTGCGCGCCTGCGGCGTGGCAGTCGAAGAGGAGTCCGAGGGTTTCATCGTCACCGGCGGCGCGGTCCCCGGCGGAGCCACGGTCCACACCGCCCACGATCACCGCATCGCCATGAGCCATCTGGTGCTGGGTCTGGCCGCCGCGAACCCTGTCACCGTTGACGAACCCGACATGATCGCCACCTCCTTCCCCGGCTTCGTCGAGATGATGCAGGGGCTGGGCGGAGACGTCGGCGGGTGA
- the cmk gene encoding (d)CMP kinase — protein sequence MTTPFVIAVDGPAASGKGTIASRLAAHYGLPFLDTGLLYRAVGLDVLTGGGDLGDAQAAEAAARALDTGRLSDDAALTSGDAGEAASRVAGYPGVRAALLDLQQAFARQAGGAVLDGRDIGTVIAPDAQAKLFVTATPETRARRRWLQLTGRGDTISYEAMLADIQRRDERDAGRGAAPMVQAADAVLLDTTDMDIEAAFDAARRIVEAARAR from the coding sequence ATGACCACGCCGTTCGTTATCGCCGTCGATGGACCCGCCGCCTCGGGCAAGGGGACGATCGCCTCGCGCCTGGCCGCGCACTACGGCCTGCCGTTCCTCGACACGGGCCTGCTGTACCGCGCCGTGGGCCTCGACGTCCTGACCGGCGGTGGTGATCTCGGCGATGCGCAGGCGGCCGAAGCGGCGGCCCGCGCCCTCGATACCGGCCGGCTTTCGGACGACGCGGCCCTGACCTCTGGCGATGCGGGCGAGGCCGCCAGCCGGGTCGCCGGCTATCCCGGCGTGCGCGCGGCCCTTCTGGACCTGCAACAGGCCTTCGCGCGTCAGGCGGGCGGAGCGGTGCTGGACGGGCGCGATATCGGCACCGTCATCGCCCCGGACGCCCAGGCCAAGCTGTTCGTGACCGCCACCCCCGAAACCCGCGCGCGCCGCCGCTGGCTGCAGCTGACGGGGCGGGGCGACACCATCAGCTACGAGGCCATGCTGGCCGATATCCAGCGCCGCGACGAACGCGACGCCGGCCGGGGCGCCGCCCCCATGGTCCAGGCCGCCGACGCCGTCTTGCTGGACACGACCGATATGGATATAGAAGCCGCCTTCGATGCGGCCCGCCGTATCGTCGAGGCTGCGCGAGCTCGCTAA
- the rpsA gene encoding 30S ribosomal protein S1: MADTLNPTRDDFSALLDEQLQGRDLGEGQVVHGRVVGIEKDIIIIDVGLKTEGRIPAREFGQGEGAVIPKVGDDVEVYLERVENALGEAVISRDKARREEAWTRLEVVFAEGHPVNGAIVGRVKGGFTVDLGGASAFLPGSQVDIRPVRDVGPLMGKEQPFQILKMDRPRGNIVVSRRAILEEARAEQRTELVGQLQEGEVRDGVVKNITDYGAFVDLGGIDGLLHVTDMSWKRVSHPSQVLAVGDTVQVQIVKINPDTQRISLGMKQLQSDPWDGVEAKYPPGAKYTGRITNITDYGAFVELEAGVEGLVHVSEMSWTKKNVHPGKIVSTSQEVDVVVLDVDASKRRISLGLKQAQDNPWDAFVAAHPVGSTVEGEVKNATEFGLFIGLDNDIDGMVHLSDLDWSVSGEEAIQRYRKGEMVKAKVLDVDVEKERVSLGIKQLGGDPVGDGDTYKKGQTVTLTVTAVESGGIEVKFGEDDAPVTSFVRKSDISRDRNEQRPEKFAVGDRVDAQITGIDKATRRVSVSIKALEMADEKEAIDQFGSSDSGASLGDILGAALREKAGKE; the protein is encoded by the coding sequence ATGGCTGACACCCTCAACCCCACCCGCGACGATTTCTCCGCACTGCTCGACGAGCAGCTGCAAGGCCGCGACCTCGGCGAAGGCCAGGTCGTCCACGGCCGCGTCGTCGGCATCGAAAAAGACATCATCATCATCGACGTCGGTCTGAAGACCGAAGGCCGCATCCCCGCCCGCGAGTTCGGTCAGGGCGAAGGCGCCGTCATCCCGAAGGTCGGCGATGACGTCGAAGTCTACCTGGAGCGCGTCGAGAACGCCCTGGGCGAGGCCGTCATCAGCCGCGACAAGGCTCGCCGCGAAGAAGCCTGGACCCGCCTGGAAGTCGTGTTCGCCGAAGGTCACCCGGTCAACGGCGCCATCGTCGGTCGCGTCAAGGGCGGCTTCACCGTCGACCTGGGCGGCGCCTCGGCCTTCCTGCCGGGCTCGCAAGTCGACATCCGTCCGGTCCGCGACGTCGGCCCGCTGATGGGCAAGGAACAGCCGTTCCAGATCCTCAAGATGGACCGCCCGCGCGGCAACATCGTCGTCTCGCGTCGTGCGATCCTGGAAGAAGCCCGCGCCGAACAGCGCACCGAGCTGGTCGGCCAGCTGCAAGAGGGTGAAGTCCGCGACGGCGTCGTCAAGAACATCACCGACTACGGCGCGTTCGTGGACCTGGGCGGCATCGACGGCCTGCTGCACGTCACCGACATGTCGTGGAAGCGCGTTTCCCACCCGTCGCAGGTGCTCGCCGTCGGCGACACCGTCCAGGTGCAGATCGTCAAGATCAACCCGGACACGCAACGCATCTCGCTGGGCATGAAGCAGCTGCAGTCGGACCCGTGGGACGGCGTCGAAGCGAAATACCCGCCGGGCGCCAAATACACGGGCCGCATCACCAACATCACCGACTACGGCGCCTTCGTGGAGCTGGAAGCCGGCGTCGAGGGCCTGGTGCACGTCTCGGAAATGTCCTGGACCAAGAAGAACGTCCACCCCGGCAAAATCGTCTCGACTTCGCAGGAAGTCGACGTGGTCGTGCTGGACGTCGACGCCTCCAAGCGCCGCATCTCGCTGGGCCTGAAGCAGGCTCAGGACAACCCGTGGGACGCCTTCGTGGCCGCTCACCCCGTCGGTTCGACCGTCGAGGGCGAAGTCAAGAACGCCACCGAGTTCGGCCTGTTCATCGGCCTGGACAACGATATCGACGGCATGGTGCACCTGTCCGACCTCGACTGGTCGGTCTCGGGTGAGGAAGCCATCCAGCGCTACCGCAAGGGCGAGATGGTCAAGGCCAAGGTCCTGGACGTCGACGTCGAGAAGGAACGCGTCTCGCTCGGCATCAAGCAGCTGGGCGGCGATCCGGTCGGCGACGGCGACACCTACAAGAAGGGCCAGACCGTCACCCTGACCGTCACGGCCGTCGAGTCGGGCGGCATCGAGGTCAAGTTCGGCGAAGACGACGCGCCCGTCACCTCGTTCGTGCGGAAGTCGGACATCAGCCGCGACCGCAACGAGCAGCGGCCCGAGAAGTTCGCCGTCGGCGACCGCGTCGACGCCCAGATCACCGGCATCGACAAGGCCACGCGCCGCGTCTCGGTCTCGATCAAGGCCCTGGAAATGGCCGACGAGAAGGAAGCCATCGATCAGTTCGGGTCCTCTGACTCGGGCGCCTCGCTGGGCGACATCCTGGGCGCCGCCCTGCGTGAGAAGGCCGGCAAGGAGTAG